A stretch of Blautia liquoris DNA encodes these proteins:
- the spoIVB gene encoding SpoIVB peptidase: protein MTRRQKYRRLTIILLTVACVGTGIYAYINFRDSIPDEIHYCEDDDNPLGRLTTHPYVTYSEDMEVSGNGSYKVDVKLADLIPLKTVKVEKVDRPSVYASGSSIGIYMETEGILIVDSGEIQTAEGTLSKPAEHIVRAGDYIEKLNGEKLQNKQELIEKVASGDGSAMVLSVIREGQPLDLKISPVMAEDGSYKLGIWVRDNVQGIGTLTYVTQENHFGALGHGISDTDTGDLLKLGKGELYHAEILDVLKGSRGSPGELRGVIRYRDEDIMGRIDKNTKIGIYGSIDQEDRDQLPLTPYEVGMKQEIQEGPATILCSVDGSINEYQAKIDHIDLGKTDTNKCFELSVTDERLLNTTGGIVQGMSGSPIIQNGRIIGAVTHVFIADSTCGYGIFIENMLDQ from the coding sequence ATGACTAGAAGGCAGAAATATCGCAGATTGACAATTATATTACTGACAGTTGCCTGCGTAGGAACCGGAATATACGCATATATCAATTTCCGGGATTCTATTCCGGATGAAATCCATTACTGTGAGGATGATGATAATCCATTAGGCAGACTGACCACGCATCCTTACGTCACCTATTCAGAAGATATGGAAGTTTCGGGAAACGGGTCATATAAAGTGGATGTGAAACTGGCGGATCTGATTCCGCTGAAAACTGTGAAGGTAGAAAAGGTAGATCGTCCATCCGTATATGCCAGTGGAAGTTCCATTGGGATCTATATGGAGACTGAAGGGATTCTAATTGTAGATTCCGGGGAAATCCAGACTGCAGAAGGAACGCTTTCAAAGCCGGCGGAACATATCGTAAGAGCGGGTGATTATATAGAAAAGCTGAATGGAGAAAAGCTGCAAAACAAACAGGAACTGATAGAGAAAGTAGCCTCGGGCGATGGCAGCGCCATGGTTTTGTCGGTTATCAGAGAAGGACAGCCACTCGATCTTAAGATTAGTCCGGTGATGGCAGAAGACGGTTCCTATAAGCTTGGGATATGGGTCAGGGATAATGTACAGGGAATTGGAACTTTGACATATGTGACGCAGGAGAACCACTTTGGAGCCCTCGGACATGGAATCAGTGATACCGACACCGGAGATCTGCTGAAACTTGGCAAAGGCGAGCTCTATCATGCGGAGATTCTGGATGTTTTAAAGGGAAGTCGGGGAAGTCCGGGTGAACTTCGGGGTGTCATTCGCTATCGGGATGAGGATATCATGGGAAGAATTGATAAAAATACTAAAATTGGAATATATGGGAGTATTGATCAGGAAGACCGCGATCAACTGCCGCTTACACCATATGAGGTCGGCATGAAACAGGAGATTCAAGAAGGACCTGCGACAATCTTGTGTAGTGTTGATGGGTCTATCAATGAATATCAGGCGAAAATTGATCACATAGATCTTGGAAAGACGGATACGAACAAGTGCTTTGAACTCTCTGTAACAGATGAGAGACTTTTAAACACAACCGGAGGGATTGTTCAGGGAATGTCAGGAAGCCCGATTATCCAAAATGGCCGAATCATAGGAGCAGTCACTCACGTGTTTATTGCAGATTCAACATGCGGCTACGGAATCTTCATAGAAAACATGCTTGACCAGTGA
- the spo0A gene encoding sporulation transcription factor Spo0A: MEKLNIAVADDNERILDLLSTIIRGDQELQLVGQADNGKDIYDIIREKNPDVVLLDIIMPKMDGLTIMEKVSNDQTIKKQPAFIVISAVGQDRITEDAFNLGANYYILKPFDNDVVLSRIKTVGGRETRRGEVRMNEYTPQPQERNLELDVTNIIHEIGVPAHIKGYQYLRDAIILSVEDVEMLNSITKILYPTIAKKHQTTSSRVERAIRHAIEVAWSRGKMDTIDALFGYTVSNGKGKPTNSEFIALIADKIRLEYKN, translated from the coding sequence ATGGAAAAACTGAATATTGCAGTTGCAGATGATAATGAACGAATTTTGGATTTACTATCTACCATTATTAGAGGTGATCAAGAACTTCAACTGGTAGGACAGGCAGATAATGGCAAGGACATCTACGATATCATACGGGAAAAAAATCCGGATGTTGTTTTGCTGGACATTATTATGCCCAAAATGGACGGACTTACAATCATGGAAAAAGTATCTAATGATCAAACGATTAAGAAACAGCCTGCCTTTATTGTGATTTCTGCGGTTGGGCAGGACAGAATCACTGAGGATGCCTTTAATCTGGGAGCGAATTATTACATTCTGAAACCCTTTGACAATGACGTGGTACTTAGTCGAATAAAAACGGTAGGAGGAAGAGAAACCAGACGAGGGGAAGTAAGGATGAATGAGTATACACCACAGCCACAGGAAAGGAACCTGGAACTTGATGTTACGAATATTATTCATGAGATAGGAGTCCCCGCACATATTAAAGGATATCAATACTTAAGAGATGCAATTATACTTTCCGTAGAAGATGTGGAGATGCTTAATTCGATAACAAAAATTCTGTATCCCACAATTGCAAAGAAACACCAGACAACATCGAGCAGGGTGGAACGTGCAATTCGCCATGCAATTGAGGTGGCCTGGAGCAGAGGCAAGATGGACACGATAGACGCGTTGTTCGGCTATACAGTCAGTAACGGAAAAGGGAAACCTACGAATTCCGAATTTATTGCTCTGATAGCAGATAAAATCAGGCTTGAGTATAAGAACTGA
- the glgA gene encoding glycogen synthase GlgA — translation MKKVLFTASEAVPFIKTGGLADVVGSLPKYFSKKNYDIRVMIPKYSDIGEEFTKQMHYMDHFYMDLNWRQQYVGIFELEYGGIKFYFIDNEEHFAGPRPYMGIPEDLEKFAFFSKASLSALPTIGFRPDIIHCHDWQTGLIPVFLKDGFQQREFYRGIKAVITIHNLKFQGVWDISTIKNITGLADYYFTPDKLEYRKNASYLKGGLVYADAITTVSKTYAQEIQMPFYGEGFDGLMRARSENLRGIPNGIDYEEYNPLTDKNIARKYSAKNFRKEKVKNKTALQRELGLTVDPKVMMIGIVSRLTDQKGFDLIAYMMDEICQDNIQLVVLGTGEARYENMFRHFAWKYGDKVSANIYYSEEMSHKIYASADAFLMPSLFEPCGLSQLMSLRYGTLPIVRETGGLADTVEPYNEYEGTGTGFSFKNYNAHEMLGIIRYAERTYYDKKRAWNKIVDRAMAVDYSWNHSALEYQELYDWLSE, via the coding sequence TTGAAAAAAGTATTATTTACAGCCTCAGAAGCGGTACCTTTTATCAAGACCGGAGGATTGGCCGATGTGGTCGGATCCTTGCCAAAATATTTTTCGAAAAAAAATTATGATATACGTGTTATGATTCCAAAGTATTCTGATATCGGCGAAGAATTTACAAAACAGATGCATTACATGGATCACTTTTATATGGATTTAAACTGGCGTCAGCAGTATGTGGGAATCTTTGAACTTGAATATGGGGGAATCAAATTCTATTTTATTGACAATGAGGAACATTTTGCAGGGCCCAGGCCTTATATGGGTATACCGGAAGATCTTGAAAAATTTGCTTTTTTTAGCAAGGCCTCGCTGTCTGCATTGCCGACGATCGGTTTTCGCCCGGATATTATCCACTGTCACGACTGGCAGACGGGCCTGATTCCTGTGTTTTTAAAAGATGGTTTTCAGCAGAGAGAGTTTTACCGTGGAATAAAAGCGGTTATAACGATACATAATCTTAAATTCCAGGGTGTATGGGACATCAGTACAATTAAGAATATCACAGGTCTTGCTGATTATTATTTTACGCCGGACAAACTGGAATATAGGAAGAACGCCAGTTATCTGAAAGGCGGTCTGGTATATGCGGATGCAATTACCACGGTCAGTAAAACTTATGCCCAAGAGATTCAGATGCCCTTTTATGGAGAGGGTTTCGATGGGTTGATGCGGGCTCGCTCAGAAAATCTCCGCGGGATTCCAAATGGTATTGACTACGAGGAGTATAATCCGCTTACGGACAAAAACATTGCAAGAAAGTATTCAGCTAAGAATTTCCGAAAGGAAAAGGTGAAAAATAAGACGGCCCTGCAAAGGGAGCTTGGATTGACCGTTGATCCCAAAGTTATGATGATCGGAATAGTGTCTCGCCTTACAGACCAGAAAGGTTTCGATCTGATTGCTTATATGATGGATGAGATATGCCAGGATAATATTCAGCTGGTAGTCCTCGGAACGGGAGAAGCCCGTTACGAGAATATGTTTAGGCATTTTGCATGGAAATATGGAGACAAGGTATCAGCCAATATTTATTACTCTGAAGAAATGTCGCATAAGATCTATGCATCAGCGGATGCATTTCTGATGCCGTCTTTGTTTGAACCCTGCGGTTTAAGTCAGCTGATGAGTCTGCGATATGGGACCCTTCCGATTGTACGTGAGACGGGGGGGCTTGCAGATACAGTAGAACCTTACAATGAATATGAGGGAACCGGAACAGGATTCAGTTTTAAAAATTATAATGCCCATGAGATGTTGGGAATTATTCGATATGCCGAGCGGACTTATTATGACAAGAAAAGAGCGTGGAACAAGATCGTAGACCGTGCAATGGCAGTGGATTATTCCTGGAATCATTCGGCACTTGAATATCAGGAGCTATATGACTGGCTTTCAGAATAA
- the recA gene encoding recombinase RecA — MSNKDEKLKALEAAIGQIEKQYGKGSVMKLGDASAHMNVETIPTGSLSLDIALGLGGVPRGRIVEIYGPESSGKTTVALHMVAEVQKKGGIAGFIDAEHALDPAYAKNIGVDIDDLYISQPDSGEQALEITETMVRSGAVDIVIVDSVAALVPKAEIDGEMGDSHVGLQARLMSQALRKLTAAISKSNCIVIFINQLREKVGVMFGNPETTTGGRALKFYASIRLDVRRIEALKQGGEVVGNRTRIKVVKNKVAPPFKQAEFDIMFGKGISKEGDVLDLASDLGIIQKSGAWYAYSDAKIGQGRENAKQYLTEHPDVCDEVELQVRESYGLIEQDEKPEADTGNDDTDN, encoded by the coding sequence ATGTCGAATAAAGATGAGAAGTTAAAAGCCCTTGAGGCTGCAATCGGACAGATAGAAAAACAATATGGAAAGGGTTCTGTGATGAAACTGGGAGATGCCAGTGCACATATGAATGTGGAGACGATCCCCACAGGCTCTTTGAGCCTTGACATTGCCCTCGGCCTGGGCGGCGTTCCAAGAGGAAGAATTGTGGAGATCTATGGACCGGAATCATCCGGAAAGACAACTGTGGCTCTTCATATGGTTGCAGAAGTTCAAAAAAAAGGTGGAATTGCAGGATTCATAGACGCTGAGCATGCTTTGGATCCCGCCTATGCCAAAAATATTGGGGTTGATATCGATGATCTCTATATCTCACAGCCGGACAGTGGAGAACAGGCTCTGGAGATTACAGAGACGATGGTCCGATCGGGTGCAGTGGATATCGTAATTGTCGATTCTGTTGCCGCTCTGGTTCCAAAGGCGGAGATTGACGGTGAGATGGGAGATTCCCATGTAGGACTGCAGGCGAGACTGATGTCGCAGGCACTTCGTAAACTGACCGCTGCTATCAGCAAATCAAATTGCATCGTAATCTTTATCAATCAGCTGCGCGAGAAAGTCGGTGTCATGTTTGGGAATCCTGAAACTACGACAGGTGGCCGTGCCCTGAAGTTCTATGCGTCCATCAGACTTGATGTGAGAAGAATTGAGGCGTTAAAGCAAGGCGGCGAAGTAGTCGGAAACCGCACCAGAATCAAGGTGGTGAAAAATAAGGTGGCGCCGCCGTTTAAGCAGGCAGAGTTCGATATTATGTTTGGAAAAGGCATTTCCAAAGAAGGAGATGTCCTCGATCTGGCTTCAGATCTGGGTATTATACAGAAAAGCGGTGCATGGTATGCATACAGCGATGCCAAGATTGGTCAGGGGCGTGAGAATGCAAAGCAGTATCTGACTGAGCATCCGGATGTCTGCGATGAGGTGGAACTGCAGGTGAGGGAAAGTTATGGTTTGATCGAACAGGATGAGAAACCGGAGGCGGATACCGGCAATGATGATACAGACAATTAA
- a CDS encoding regulatory protein RecX, with protein MMIQTIKPLTKKKSRVITEGQSDFVLYKSELSRYHIKEGMELSDATYEEIIEKVLKKRAKLRALHLLTAQDRTEHQLREKLKRDGHPDEVIDCAVDYVKSYHYIDDARYAKVYVRSMREKKSARWIRLELERKGVSESYILEALKPYEGESEVSVIENLVQRRAGEPHPIDEKEMRRLYGYLMRRGFNGSEVKKVLQGYREAESYHY; from the coding sequence ATGATGATACAGACAATTAAACCGCTGACGAAGAAAAAAAGTCGGGTGATAACAGAGGGGCAGTCTGATTTTGTGTTATACAAAAGTGAGCTGTCCCGTTATCACATCAAAGAGGGCATGGAACTTTCTGATGCGACTTATGAAGAGATCATAGAGAAAGTCCTGAAAAAGCGTGCAAAGCTGCGCGCACTGCATCTGCTTACAGCACAGGACCGGACGGAACATCAGCTCAGAGAAAAGCTGAAAAGGGACGGGCACCCCGATGAAGTTATCGACTGTGCAGTTGATTATGTAAAAAGTTATCATTATATTGATGATGCCAGATATGCGAAAGTCTATGTGAGAAGCATGCGTGAAAAAAAGAGCGCCAGATGGATTCGATTGGAACTGGAGAGGAAAGGGGTATCCGAATCGTATATCTTGGAAGCCCTGAAGCCATACGAGGGAGAATCTGAGGTGTCTGTCATAGAAAATCTTGTGCAAAGGAGAGCAGGAGAGCCACATCCTATAGATGAAAAGGAGATGCGGCGCCTGTATGGCTATCTTATGCGCCGCGGATTCAATGGATCAGAGGTCAAAAAGGTGCTTCAAGGCTATCGTGAGGCTGAATCATATCATTACTAA
- the rny gene encoding ribonuclease Y — translation MAVPVVSKTAVDKKVREDAEKIGTAEEKARNIIDEALKTAETKKREALLEVKEESLKAKNEAEKENRERRLELQKYEKRVLSKEESIDRKADALERRENDITAKEAEIRKKGKQINELHDQGVQELERISGLTSEQAKEYLLKSVEDEVKIDTAKIYKELVTQAKADADKKAKEYVVTAIQKCAVDHVSESTISVVQLPNDEMKGRIIGREGRNIRTLETLTGVDLIIDDTPEAVVLSSFDPIRREVARIALEKLIVDGRIHPARIEEMVTKAQKEVDATIREEGEAATLEVGVHGIHPELVRLLGRMKFRTSYGQNALKHSIEVAQLAGLLAGEVGADVRLAKRAGLLHDIGKSIDHEVEGSHIQIGVDLCRKYKEPAIVVNAVESHHGDVEPQSLVACLVQAADAISAARPGARRETLETYTNRLKQLEDITNSFQGVDKSFAIQAGREVRVMVIPDQINDDEMVLLARSISKQIEAELEYPGQIKVNVIRESRVTDYAK, via the coding sequence ATTGCGGTTCCTGTTGTTAGCAAAACTGCAGTTGACAAGAAAGTCCGGGAAGATGCCGAAAAAATTGGCACTGCAGAGGAAAAGGCCAGAAACATTATAGATGAGGCGTTGAAAACTGCTGAAACTAAGAAACGTGAGGCACTTTTAGAGGTTAAAGAGGAATCTTTAAAAGCTAAGAATGAGGCTGAAAAAGAGAATCGGGAACGAAGGCTGGAGCTGCAGAAGTATGAAAAGCGAGTACTGTCCAAGGAAGAATCAATTGACAGGAAAGCCGATGCGTTAGAGCGTCGCGAAAATGATATTACAGCAAAAGAAGCAGAGATTAGAAAAAAAGGAAAGCAAATCAACGAGTTACATGATCAGGGAGTACAAGAGCTGGAGAGAATATCCGGTCTCACCTCCGAACAGGCAAAAGAATATCTTTTAAAATCTGTTGAAGACGAAGTTAAAATTGACACTGCAAAAATTTATAAGGAATTAGTTACACAGGCGAAAGCCGATGCAGACAAAAAAGCAAAGGAATATGTGGTTACCGCGATACAAAAGTGTGCAGTAGATCATGTCTCGGAGTCCACAATTTCCGTAGTACAGCTTCCAAATGATGAGATGAAGGGGAGAATTATAGGCAGGGAAGGGCGCAATATCCGTACCCTGGAAACTCTTACAGGAGTGGACTTGATTATCGATGACACACCGGAAGCGGTAGTGCTGTCTTCATTTGACCCAATCAGACGAGAAGTGGCACGTATCGCATTAGAGAAATTAATTGTTGATGGACGAATTCATCCGGCTCGCATTGAGGAAATGGTTACAAAAGCACAAAAAGAAGTGGATGCAACGATTCGTGAAGAAGGCGAAGCGGCGACTCTTGAAGTCGGCGTACATGGCATTCATCCTGAATTGGTCCGCCTCTTAGGCCGTATGAAATTCCGTACCAGCTATGGACAGAATGCATTGAAGCATTCAATTGAGGTGGCACAGCTGGCAGGCTTGCTTGCCGGTGAGGTAGGAGCAGATGTGCGCTTGGCAAAGCGTGCAGGACTGCTGCATGACATTGGAAAATCCATTGACCATGAAGTAGAGGGATCCCATATTCAGATTGGTGTTGATCTCTGTCGTAAGTACAAAGAGCCTGCGATTGTTGTTAATGCGGTGGAATCCCATCATGGTGATGTAGAACCACAGTCTCTGGTTGCATGTCTCGTACAGGCTGCAGATGCTATTTCAGCAGCTCGGCCGGGAGCGAGAAGAGAGACATTGGAAACATATACAAACAGATTAAAACAGTTAGAAGATATTACAAACTCTTTTCAGGGAGTGGACAAGTCTTTTGCTATTCAGGCAGGTAGAGAAGTCCGTGTTATGGTGATACCAGATCAGATCAATGATGACGAGATGGTACTTTTGGCGAGAAGTATTTCAAAACAGATTGAGGCAGAGTTGGAATACCCAGGACAGATCAAAGTGAATGTAATTCGCGAAAGCCGCGTAACAGACTACGCGAAATAA
- a CDS encoding asparaginase, whose amino-acid sequence MKKKILILNTGGTLSSVESEEGLVPGLSSQKILGKMHMVAEDIEVEMKDYSSVDSANIFPEDWAKLAKVIADEYEKYQGIVVIHGTDTLAYTSSMLTFMLQNIPIPVVVTGSQLSISHPVADAMENCRCAIHMAASGYPGVFVAFNRKVILGCRASKVRTVSFDAFESINYPNVGEISSLGLHIDENQIPSRKGIFRPQMNYSEKVFMLKLYPGIDPGILGFLQQQGYRGVYIEGFGLGGMPFLHQNFIASVEKVIKQGMVVLVGSQCRYEGSNLSVYETGRKALKGGVFQAYDMTAETAVTKFMWVLGQSQNHHEMEEYFLMDLAGEVSIPK is encoded by the coding sequence ATGAAGAAAAAAATATTGATTTTAAATACCGGAGGGACGCTTTCCTCTGTGGAAAGCGAAGAGGGCCTGGTTCCGGGACTTAGCAGTCAGAAGATTCTTGGAAAGATGCATATGGTAGCTGAAGATATTGAAGTGGAAATGAAAGATTACAGTTCTGTGGACAGTGCGAATATATTTCCCGAAGACTGGGCAAAGCTTGCCAAAGTGATCGCGGATGAATATGAGAAGTATCAGGGGATTGTGGTAATTCATGGGACCGACACACTTGCCTATACGTCATCTATGCTGACTTTTATGCTTCAGAATATTCCGATTCCGGTGGTGGTTACCGGAAGCCAGCTTTCGATTTCTCATCCGGTAGCGGATGCGATGGAGAACTGCCGATGTGCGATTCACATGGCGGCGAGTGGTTATCCAGGGGTTTTTGTGGCATTTAACCGGAAGGTGATCTTAGGATGCAGAGCATCCAAGGTCCGTACGGTGAGCTTTGATGCGTTTGAGAGCATTAACTATCCGAACGTGGGAGAGATCAGCTCACTGGGTCTTCACATTGATGAGAATCAGATTCCGTCCAGAAAGGGGATTTTCCGTCCGCAGATGAATTATTCGGAGAAAGTATTCATGTTGAAGCTTTATCCTGGAATCGATCCCGGCATTTTGGGTTTTTTGCAGCAGCAAGGTTATCGCGGGGTCTACATCGAAGGATTCGGACTTGGCGGAATGCCGTTTCTTCATCAGAATTTTATAGCATCTGTGGAAAAGGTAATTAAACAGGGTATGGTGGTGCTGGTCGGAAGCCAGTGCCGATATGAGGGAAGCAACCTGTCTGTCTATGAGACGGGACGTAAGGCACTCAAAGGAGGAGTTTTTCAGGCTTACGACATGACTGCAGAGACAGCCGTCACAAAATTTATGTGGGTGCTTGGACAGTCACAGAATCATCACGAGATGGAAGAGTATTTTCTTATGGATCTCGCCGGAGAAGTGAGCATTCCAAAGTGA
- a CDS encoding D-lyxose/D-mannose family sugar isomerase, which produces MKRSKINACIKDMERLVRENGFHLPPFCSWTPKEWEDKGHEYDEIRDNMLGWDITDYGLEDWDKVGFALITLRNGNQNNPKYKKVYAEKLLMLKEGQHSPMHFHWKKSEDIINRGGGTMIIHVYNDDGNEELADTDVCVNSDGRSYYVPAGTGVELKPGQSITLWPHQYHDFDVKPGTGDVLIGEVSMCNDDNTDNRFNPPVGRFPKIEEDEEPYRLLCFEYPKARE; this is translated from the coding sequence GTGAAACGTTCTAAGATTAATGCTTGTATTAAGGACATGGAAAGACTGGTAAGGGAGAATGGATTCCATCTTCCGCCATTTTGCAGCTGGACACCAAAAGAATGGGAAGACAAGGGCCATGAGTATGACGAGATTCGTGACAACATGCTCGGATGGGATATCACAGATTATGGCCTGGAAGACTGGGACAAGGTAGGGTTCGCTCTGATTACGCTGCGTAACGGAAATCAGAATAATCCCAAATACAAAAAAGTATACGCAGAGAAATTACTGATGTTGAAAGAAGGACAGCATTCTCCCATGCATTTTCACTGGAAGAAATCAGAGGATATTATCAACAGAGGCGGCGGAACGATGATCATTCACGTCTATAACGATGATGGCAATGAGGAACTTGCCGACACGGATGTCTGCGTGAATTCCGACGGCAGATCTTACTATGTGCCTGCGGGCACAGGTGTTGAGCTAAAACCTGGGCAGAGCATCACCTTGTGGCCTCATCAATACCACGATTTCGATGTCAAACCGGGGACTGGCGATGTCCTGATTGGTGAGGTTTCCATGTGTAACGATGACAATACAGACAACCGCTTCAATCCGCCGGTCGGCCGTTTTCCAAAGATTGAAGAGGACGAAGAGCCATACCGTCTCCTTTGCTTTGAATATCCCAAAGCCAGAGAATAA